In Arvicanthis niloticus isolate mArvNil1 chromosome 4, mArvNil1.pat.X, whole genome shotgun sequence, a single window of DNA contains:
- the Ssr3 gene encoding translocon-associated protein subunit gamma: protein MAPKGGSKQQSEEDLLLQDFSRNLSAKSSALFFGNAFIVSAIPIWLYWRIWHMDLIQSAVLYSVMTLVSTYLVAFAYKNVKFVLKHKVAQKREDAVSKEVTRKLSEADNRKMSRKEKDERILWKKNEVADYEATTFSIFYNNTLFLVLVIVASFFILKNFNPTVNYILSISASSGLIALLSTGSK, encoded by the exons ATGGCTCCCAAAGGCGGCTCCAAGCAGCAGTCCGAGGAGGACTTGCTCCTTCAGGATTTCAGCCGCAACCTGTCGGCCAAATCGTCGGCGCTGTTCTTCGGGAACGCGTTCATCGTGTCTGCCATCCCCATCT GGTTGTATTGGAGAATATGGCATATGGATCTTATCCAGTCTGCTGTTCTCTACAGTGTGATGACGTTAGTAAGCACTTACTTGGTAGCCTTTGCATACAAGAATGTAAAATTTGTTCTCAAGCACAA agTAGCACAGAAGAGGGAGGATGCTGTTTCCAAAGAAGTGACTCGAAAACTTTCTGAAGCTGATAATAGAAAGATGTCCCGGAAGGAAAAAGATGAAAG aatcctgtggaagaagaATGAAGTTGCCGATTATGAAGCCACAACATTCTCCATCTTCTATAACAACACTCTGTTCCTGGTTCTGGTTATTGTTGCTTCCTTCTTTATACTGAAGAACTTCAACCCCACAGT GAACTACATTTTGTCCATAAGTGCTTCATCTGGACTCATCGCCCTCTTGTCTACTGGCTCCAAATAG